TCATAAGAATCCATTGATTAGTACCGCCCAAATTAACCTCCTCTAATGAATTTATACTGGAAGCATTTGAGCCTAATGAAGATATATTGCAGGCAAATAATATGATTATCTCAAATAATACGGTGTATTTAATTAGCCGTAGCATTTTTCAAAATCCTCCTCTTTTGTAGATGGCAGTCGTCCTCCTGCCCCGCCCCGCCGTGTATCACAATTGAGTAGTTGGTCATGGGTTAGTTTACTTTATTGGCCACGTTGAGTAAGTCCTTTTTTGAAAGTAAACCAGATTCTATTAACTTTTCTAAAAGAAAAAGTATTTGCTCTTTATCTAAAACGGGTGGCCCTCCTGGGCCATGTCCATGTTTTAGTGCACCTGATTTTCGCCGATTATTTTTATCATATTGTCTTGTATCTTTAAAATAATGAAAATGAGCTCCCGAAATAGTGTTCGAATCTTCTGAATTGGATACTAAAAAGACGTAAGGTGAATAAGAAGGAATTTCTGATGGAAGTATTAATACTCTTTTGATCCAACGCTCCCATTTTTCTGATTTTTCTTGTAGGTCACTCTTTTTATTAATTGAAGTATTGGGATTATCACAGCAATTAATAATCAGTTTACCATCTTCATCAATGTGATTTTTGATCAGATCATCGATGTTGTATGCAATTTTAGTTGCATCACAATTGGAGCATACAATTTTGTATCCCATACTTCCTCCAAATTGAAAATATTGAAAAACTACAAGTTTGATTCATTGCATTGATATACCATATCAAGTGCGAATCACTCCGTGTGCTAGACATAAGGAGTTACTGAATTTTATAATAGTGTTGTTGTTTTTAACCATAGAATCGTTCCGATAGTCCATCCAAGAAAATCCCCTATTAAATGTGCAGTTTCCATATAAATATCATGTTTATGATCATAAGAGTCAGATGTTTTGTTTAGTTCATGCAAATGTCTAACTTTACTTAGACCTTTTTTTGCGAGATACAACCTATGCCGGTCGTTCCAGATCATCATTATACCGGGAATAATAAACATTAGCCAACTAGGTTGACAATCCAACCATTCTATAATTTGAATTGCCAAAAAAATCACACCGGCAACTGCGGCAACATCGAATAAAAATATAATAAAGGGTGAGATTTTTTTGATTTTATATAACCGCGTTCTAAATAACAATGTTATAGGGAATAATGGTATGTCTTTTAATAATATGCATAGATATGCAATAATGTATGATGATATTCTAATCAGGATATCCATTCCTATCCTTTCACCTACTAAAATTAATAATTTGTAGCGCAGGATTCAGAAATTACCAAATAACACTTACGGCTTCTCTTTCACTGTCTCAAGTAACTTATTTATAATCGCAATCGTGTCGATGCCTTCGGCTTCGGCATTGAACGAGGTTACGATGCGGTGGCGAAGAACGGGGATAGCCGCGAATCTGACATCATCCACCGACGGCGTCGGGCGGCCGTCCAAAATCGCTCGCGTTTTGGCGGCGAGAATCAAATATTGCCCGGCCCTGGGCCCTGCGCCCCATGACACCCAGTTTTTGATAAAATCGGGCGCGCCGTCTTCGTTAGGTCGCGTCGAGCGCGCCAACCGAACCGCGTATGATACCAGATGCTCGGATACCGGAACTGTCCGGACCAGATTTTGAAGCGTTATGATCTGTTCGGCGCTCAAGGATTTTTCGAGTTCCGCTGTCGGAGCCGCCGTCGTGGTCATCACGATTTCTTCTTCTTCGGACAAAGACGGGTAATCGACATAGACATTGAACATAAACCGGTCGAGCTGCGCTTCCGGAAGCGGATACGTCCCCTCCTGCTCAATCGGATTCTGCGTCGCCAGGACAAAAAACGGCTCGTCGAGCTTATATGTCGTTCCCGCCGCGGTGACTTCATGCTCCTGCATCGCCTGAAGAAGCGCCGCCTGTGTTTTCGGAGGCGTTCGGTTGATTTCGTCGGCCAAAATTATATTGGCAAAGACAGGACCATGCACAAATTTGAATTCGCGCTTACCGGACGCATGATCTTCTTCGATAATCTCCGTCCCGGTGATATCGGACGGCATCAAATCGGGGGTAAACTGAATCCGGTTGAATTTCAAATCGAGAATTCGGGCCAGAGTCGATATAAGTAGTGTTTTGGCCAACCCCGGAACACCGACAAGAAGGCAGTGTCCCTGCGCCAGAAGAGCAATAAGAAGTTGCTCCACAACAGCTTCTTGGCCGATAATGACCTTTGCGATCTCGCTTTTAATCTGGGAATATGAATTCTGTAATTCCTGCAGAGCCTGAGTGTCGTTTGTATTGGTCACGATCTATTAACCTCCAAAATAGGTACAAGTTTTCGAGAAAATAGTATTTCGTACAAAACGCCTGAAAACGGCGCAAATAAAGAGATTGGCGGACATTTGCATTAAAATCGGCCTAACCTCAAATAGGAGTTGAAATTGTGGATAAATGCTTTACCGCGCCTTTATCGAGAATACATAACACAATGTATAACAACAAATTAACGACATTTCCACAATATTGTGTGGTTTATCCACATCTACTTGACAGTTTCAGATGTATCTTTTCGAACTTTGGCGGCTGCTTCGGTGTAACTATTGGTCGAAATCGACTCGCCTTCCTTCATATTGCACGAGCCGCAAAATACAGCGCCCTGTTCAATAACCAGCGATTTGGTCTTTATGTCACCTCTAATTTCGGCCTGGGCCTGCAGTTCGACTTTTTCTTTGGCAACGACATTGCCCTTGAGCTTCCCGGCAATCGACGCGTTGCGGCAATTGACCTCGGCCTCGATATTTCCGCCGGCGCCGATTGTAACAGTATCTTCGCAATTAACCTGGCCTTTAATCCTGCCGTCGATGCGAAGCGGACCCTTGACGTCAATTGTCCCGGTAATGGTCGAGTCCTTGCCGATAATGGTGTTCATTTTTCCATCCATTTTGATCTCTTCGTTTTTATTGTTTTTAATCTTCATACGCAAAATACTTTATAGGGTTAACAGCCTTTCCGTTAATTCTGATTTCATAATGCAGATGCGGGGCCGAGCTTTGTCCGGTGTTGCCCGATAGCGCGATCCGCTGCCCCGCGAAAATCGTATCGCCTGCCTGCACCAGAAGAGCGCTATTGTGACCGTACAGCGTTTCGATACTATCATTGTTTTTGACAATCACCGTTTTGCCAAATTCATCTCGTTCTCCGGCAAAAACCACTTCCCCAAAAGCGGACGAATAAACCGGCGAACCGACCGCCATCGCCAGATCAACTCCCTCGTGACGCTTTCCCTGAATTTCCGAATACCCGCGCGTGATCCATCCTATCGCGGGAAGCCCATCCGGAATCGGAGAGGACGGCGGCAATGATCTCGATATCGATCCCGGGCGAGTCTGAGTATGGCTTTCGGTAAACGTTTCATCTTCGCCGTATAAATCAGCTAACAGGACCGAATCCAATCCCGCTATAGCGGCGACGTCGGCCATAAGCTGGCGCGTCTCCAAAAGCGATTGTTCCAGTATCTGAACTTTATACTGATAACGCCTGAGCGATTCGTTCTCCTCAGCCAATCGCTCGGCATCGGCCGCCATGGAAACGATATTAAAATATATAATCACATACGCGATCGGCGCGACCAGGACCAGACCGATAAATACTATCAGCGTACGATAAAACCAGACCGCCAGGCGAAACCGTTTCGGCTCCGCCTGATCATCCGGCACAATCATGAATGTCAAATAACGTCCGGCCATTTCTTTAAGACAGTTTCCTCATCATATCAAGTAATCGGTTCAAATCCTCATCACCATAATACTCTATTTCTATACGGCCTTTTTTTAAACCGGGTACAATTTTTACCGCCGTACCGAGAATATGTTTCAAAAACGTCTCGGCGTCCTCGATCCCCGGCGGTTTTCTTTTAATCACCAGGCGACGCCGCTTCGATTGACGGGCCATGTTCTCCGCCTGCCGTACCGACATCGTTTCCGAAATAATTTTCTGCGCCACCTTGTTGCGTAAATTCGAATCGCTCACCGACAAAATCGCTCGCGCGTGCCCCTCGGTCAATTTGCCCTCAATAATCAACTGCCGGATATTATCGGGCAGAGTCAGAAG
The genomic region above belongs to Candidatus Zixiibacteriota bacterium and contains:
- a CDS encoding MoxR family ATPase; this translates as MTNTNDTQALQELQNSYSQIKSEIAKVIIGQEAVVEQLLIALLAQGHCLLVGVPGLAKTLLISTLARILDLKFNRIQFTPDLMPSDITGTEIIEEDHASGKREFKFVHGPVFANIILADEINRTPPKTQAALLQAMQEHEVTAAGTTYKLDEPFFVLATQNPIEQEGTYPLPEAQLDRFMFNVYVDYPSLSEEEEIVMTTTAAPTAELEKSLSAEQIITLQNLVRTVPVSEHLVSYAVRLARSTRPNEDGAPDFIKNWVSWGAGPRAGQYLILAAKTRAILDGRPTPSVDDVRFAAIPVLRHRIVTSFNAEAEGIDTIAIINKLLETVKEKP
- a CDS encoding polymer-forming cytoskeletal protein, which translates into the protein MKIKNNKNEEIKMDGKMNTIIGKDSTITGTIDVKGPLRIDGRIKGQVNCEDTVTIGAGGNIEAEVNCRNASIAGKLKGNVVAKEKVELQAQAEIRGDIKTKSLVIEQGAVFCGSCNMKEGESISTNSYTEAAAKVRKDTSETVK
- a CDS encoding M23 family metallopeptidase, whose protein sequence is MAGRYLTFMIVPDDQAEPKRFRLAVWFYRTLIVFIGLVLVAPIAYVIIYFNIVSMAADAERLAEENESLRRYQYKVQILEQSLLETRQLMADVAAIAGLDSVLLADLYGEDETFTESHTQTRPGSISRSLPPSSPIPDGLPAIGWITRGYSEIQGKRHEGVDLAMAVGSPVYSSAFGEVVFAGERDEFGKTVIVKNNDSIETLYGHNSALLVQAGDTIFAGQRIALSGNTGQSSAPHLHYEIRINGKAVNPIKYFAYED